A stretch of Bacteroidota bacterium DNA encodes these proteins:
- a CDS encoding DUF1295 domain-containing protein, with protein MEKEILSNLKKNNGISEYFSEVLLLALLLTFYSFGFYYGNLLHDYSKILLLVINAVYIILILPRIIFVKKETGLYNASLIISIIKRFFKHVLYRNNYHSQFSVFKNDIEKHKFLFFLVKIIFIPIMLNFFVEYVIYLYEFFAQNAFGMKFILSDFRWFLLLSAIIFGIDTLYFSFGYLVEHKRFNNIVKSIDTSVLGWLVALACYKPFNNVTVRLFPMFADENVFFINKDLTLILYLTVIIFYVIYLLATFALGSKCSNLTNRGIVNKGVYRIIRHPAYASKVIAWWLLCIPIINIKVIISMFVWTTIYLLRAYTEEQHLLKDKDYQKYCKEVKWKFIPLIY; from the coding sequence ATGGAAAAGGAAATCCTTTCTAACTTGAAGAAAAACAACGGTATCTCTGAATACTTTTCAGAAGTTTTGTTGCTAGCCTTATTATTAACTTTCTATAGTTTCGGATTCTATTATGGAAACCTACTTCATGATTATTCAAAAATCCTATTATTAGTAATAAATGCTGTTTATATAATTCTTATTCTTCCGAGGATCATTTTTGTTAAAAAGGAGACAGGCTTGTATAATGCTTCTTTGATCATTTCTATCATCAAAAGATTCTTTAAGCATGTATTGTACAGAAATAATTACCACAGTCAATTTTCAGTCTTTAAAAATGATATTGAAAAGCATAAGTTTTTGTTCTTTTTGGTAAAAATTATTTTCATACCAATTATGCTCAACTTTTTTGTGGAGTATGTGATTTATTTGTATGAATTTTTTGCCCAGAATGCATTTGGAATGAAATTCATTCTCTCCGATTTTAGATGGTTTTTACTGTTATCGGCAATTATTTTTGGTATTGATACACTTTATTTTTCATTCGGTTATTTAGTTGAGCATAAGAGATTTAATAATATCGTAAAATCCATAGATACATCTGTTTTAGGTTGGTTGGTAGCACTCGCTTGTTATAAGCCTTTTAACAATGTAACTGTACGTTTGTTTCCCATGTTTGCTGATGAAAATGTATTCTTTATCAATAAAGACCTCACCTTGATTCTGTATCTAACAGTAATCATATTTTATGTTATTTATTTGTTAGCCACATTCGCATTGGGTTCTAAATGTAGCAATTTAACGAATAGGGGAATTGTTAATAAAGGAGTCTATCGTATTATACGGCATCCGGCATACGCATCAAAAGTTATTGCCTGGTGGTTATTGTGCATACCAATTATAAATATCAAAGTAATAATTAGTATGTTTGTTTGGACAACTATTTATCTGCTAAGAGCCTATACTGAGGAACAGCATCTTTTAAAAGATAAGGACTACCAAAAATATTGTAAAGAGGTTAAGTGGAAATTCATTCCTTTAATATATTAG
- a CDS encoding T9SS type A sorting domain-containing protein — translation MTIPLFLQVGVIGEMNIQPDLSYLDDGIEVLLEDLFTGDVTNLKEGTYTFTSDQHGLDKRFLLHFIESQEVTLSDDESIASNTVNVWSTNKTVYVNLEQTENTPTTVIVYDLFGKELYNSIQSNGNMLEINLNEFATGYYVVKVNNENQSLAEKVFIK, via the coding sequence ATGACTATTCCTTTGTTTTTGCAAGTTGGCGTAATTGGTGAAATGAATATCCAACCTGACTTATCCTATTTAGATGATGGTATAGAGGTTTTGTTGGAAGATTTATTTACAGGTGATGTAACAAATCTAAAAGAAGGTACTTATACGTTTACTTCAGACCAACATGGACTTGACAAGCGATTTTTACTCCATTTTATTGAATCACAGGAAGTAACTCTTTCAGATGATGAATCAATAGCAAGTAACACAGTTAATGTTTGGTCAACAAACAAAACCGTATATGTTAACTTAGAACAAACTGAAAATACACCAACAACCGTTATCGTTTATGATTTATTCGGAAAGGAGCTTTATAATTCGATTCAATCCAATGGTAATATGCTGGAAATAAACCTCAATGAATTCGCAACAGGCTACTATGTTGTTAAAGTAAATAATGAAAACCAATCCCTTGCTGAGAAAGTTTTTATAAAGTAG